Proteins encoded together in one Microplitis mediator isolate UGA2020A chromosome 7, iyMicMedi2.1, whole genome shotgun sequence window:
- the LOC130672419 gene encoding uncharacterized protein LOC130672419 isoform X2: MSNSLDSFLTRIGDVTIERVTPRGNSRSSDRGDSYNDSKPSGSNLNSRSLSDRDSEETGGESDGEQEKKNEPMAPDDLDEVHSEGSGDDMDLDETIDTEIGVRMDSERQNSESSCQDDDVEAVNILDTLPLEGAPIEGQEVTEADLLGKSLMKDDDIESMDNDNIQSETQSGDEEDDEGSKRRGEDTSDSDPVKKKQKKDDSSDDPECELKSEKKLANMRRNIREVMDETQLDEATLAAQRQEMERLRRVQEQQKIIREVQRQIAINRHNNKNQSRVLSLLQGKNNDISTSIPESSSSSSSQVKLPSTVLLKVNSNSGSGAQISSGGSAGQSSRRPMESSRWPKGGRGGYQGMQTSISRLSNRSSPGQTVLQQRIRMMTPSVSISPVVPKKEPCDRSYYYSDSDVSEAEIDDTGYEKELHSLHKISSTPKLQKPAKGKDVVTISSSSESSDDDCIVLSDPSGGEETDNEDDPSNSGMHTNDRYNVPDEHGRVLVNVGHPDTEPDVFLAPQVARVIKPHQIGGIRFLFDNIVESIERYNGSSGFGCILAHSMGLGKTLQVASFCDIFFRCTPAKTVLCIMPINTLQNWLAEFNMWLPYEDPNAVKTDVLSSNQKSESSGVDVKHEVKEENSNQTDISSTVSSRPISTESAHRSVSDSSSQMPMMMTGSSFGSSTYDSHNISTNYYHNDPVNKTASNLNTPNHPGFGNTPPNPIYPMNLGQMDNLTAMKKETDCHNSSNTTPGSNTSYVIDNNSQSSSNIHGQVENLMQGPLFPGVDSTHNPSMSSMINNEAPQVPGYSDFQNMQNNQFYGNNSQSPVLMKEEIKSEFMHEHEVKIKEEPKEATTKEESMSSNKEEVNDDKKSTPKVSTPFSVDASVGMEVRPRHFKLHILNDSHKNMAARARVIQDWQKNGGVLLIGYELYRQLSLKKPNKGKRKRGQPLKDTIDIEEEDKNKGLLDDMHAALVNPGPDLVICDEGHRIKNSHASISMALKQMRTKRRIVLTGYPLQNNLLEYWCMVDFVRPNYLGSKSEFCNMFERPIQNGQCIDSTPQDIRLMRYRAHVLHALLEGFVQRRSHSVLQVSLPRKEEYIFLVRMTPFQRKLYDTFMNQVLKTRAVPNPLKAFAVCCKIWNHPDILFHFLRKRQANEEDDLDLEETMAEKANSGGKRTKARQPKGESKRGKKVNATIKNKPAASVPPNSSLSSTTNETATLDNSQSDTKDNYHNFSQQNINSNFTNPGQQNSYPQNYQNFRPNSQNNYYRNDQSAGEYNNYYNNQGQQQGFPNQAPPFQSYQSNNINYNQTQNYSQNQPQVFNPRNEQTNNNNNNNNSNSNSNSNSSNNNNNSGNNSNNNNSNNNNGNNNNTQKYPLHQSNTDFNNDQSNTNNYGVFPRHPYGFQEQNRNYPQNLNQSFPQNTGQPSNYKNSVSNQSANMSIPDYSYGQPNQSQNYLPGAGGNNTPQIYSQNQSENQSIQNQPVGYSANQQNPTSQPLPSQTGYIGNQSGHINQQNTNPLIPNTGHGYPAPGRMNPSTHSTQNPPQGNNLNQMTSNLPNQTQPLYPSNPINSSNQSTSSAMPPNQPLGYITSQQQNQTHGYQASPQQNQYTQQGPASYPPNQQPPGPIPPAQAHGYSPADQGSSPSKQGYPPNHIVPSGTQGNSYPPLPQQCQMPPSVNQSHIYSTNQQAQLSSTQNQSHRYSSSSQNPGSLPPNQPMGYTPGKHSAAPPIGQEDQQNLTDNYHNQTQQQNSEITNYPTDSNNQNQYKKQGDNYPWQGNYPQSMRQDQCNNQYFRDSNPNRYDNNYFPSQQNYDQNSSYDYSAGNSGNVNIPSNKDGITQSGLMGRNQKINSGYEKNQKDVGAINAGIQNQPQSQNINSNTNYTGSNDGSNVSKQNLNPFQGVNNCHNSFESIKEEDKDKDEISQLDKDKEDKSDDEILAKDEEKDPKNSPAGKEDVGIPYEWATELMKGYVPGLIDASAKMSLFFCILEEAILIGDRVLAFSQSLFTLNLIEDFLARNNFKYADGQTDAWVRNVNYYRLDGSTSALEREKLINEFNQNPKIHLFLVSTRAGSLGINLVGANRAIVFDASWNPCHDTQAVCRVYRYGQKKPCYVYRLVTDNCLERKIYDRQISKQGMADRVVDQCNPDAHLSLKEATTLSWDWEEDSQVQDFSSAKNDYTDEIMHCVLERHSSLLTKQPFHHESLLVDRKDKKLSQAEKRLARRGYELEKMAANCSKPSYNYVPGNTATRAGGLQIRAIRGGDTGVAPKPVASVRPMQQRGAENLGTRGIVGSRWIPAEVWQRQGMSAQEMTLPLDVVIPTNSPDKSSIVLKSGQRVMVLKSPKGIYMQLESGKIIAIRTALKINQQKREEEPKKAQRNMKPEVSFPLRNNSAISIIPKVGGNSTPAPRIPPRPNSGVGYRSQSDRELTKRSRAIPTPATKVNLNNQVSLQRIAKGKLDSLDHSSVGENSNSSDSQPRTDQRVEEVRLEDIVAEANSNPAFSPSNQSRTTNSDTESGVQKRFDGKTHDYGMSPMSTGKSSECLQSQHGDIESEIISKDDKTYRAPCESKESESSLPSSNYHHQYSGQVNKNDNDEIIIEEPSEIPSQSPSLSNQSMQQQQQKLQQQSLQQQKPLQQQPLQSQQSVQQQQPVQQQHQPIQQQLPLQQQQPVQQQLPMQQQQSIQQQPLQQPLQSQPLQPQPLQSQQQQHQHQLQYPQHPQQPPQQQQQQQQPQQHPQEIHPTRSLLRPQSHNQKPSEISKNLMDSSEPSVPAFSGTNVASVKDRAPDLQEIPAGESHALPQAYPYTQYPRYYDYPDPRSRSITAPYGSYFPNVSPTHSTNPRPSEVTKLQPEVVKPTEERMPIPTPAVYSQSPSTVIPPLPPPIESSEAKNPDAISTIAIPTTTPSRTDPHISTAFSHPSSNRYTGAYPSAPYNPYSQHYPAAPNSSGSYPPSGAPGYAAYGGPAYNADYAHMYSAFHGPPPAADPYIHRGYAPSPSTHPPNYYSPFSHPPPPPYPNYSFLPPYPNPNMPNMPSESQPPAQ; encoded by the exons ATGTCAAACAGTTTGGATAGTTTTTTAACTCGCATAGGAGATGTTACTATTGAGCGAGTGACCCCTCGAGGAAACTCACGATCCTCTGATCGAGGAGATAGTTATAATGATAGTAAACCAAGTGGTAGTAATTTAAATAGCAGGTCTCTGAGCGACAGGGACTCTGAGGAAACAGGCGGAGAAAGTGATGGCGagcaagagaaaaaaaatgagccGATGGCGCCTGATGATCTGGATGAAGTTCATTCAGAAGGATCTGGAGATGATATGGATTTAGACGAAACTATTGACACTGAAATCGGTGTAAGGATGGACTCTGAAAGACAAAACTCAGAGTCATCGTGTCAGGATGATGATGTAGAGGCTGTCAATATATTGGACACTCTTCCATTGGAAG gTGCTCCAATAGAAGGTCAGGAAGTGACAGAAGCAGATTTACTTGGCAAATCTCTTATGAAAGATGACGATATTGAAAGTATGGACAATGATAACATTCAATCAGAAACGCAGTCTGGCGATGAGGAGGATGATGAGGGCAGTAAGAGACGAGGGGAAGACACGAGTGATTCTGATCCAGtcaagaaaaaacaaaaaaaagacgaCAGCTCTGATGATCCTGAGTGTGAGTTGaagtctgaaaaaaaattagctaaTATGAGGCGAAACATCCGGGAAGTAATGGATGAGACACAATTGGACGAGGCAACACTTGCAGCCCAACGTCAGGAAATGGAGCGGCTGCGTCGAGTTCAGgaacaacaaaaaataatacgtGAGGTACAACGTCAAATAGCTATAAATcgtcataataataaaaatcaatcacgCGTATTAAGTCTACTTCaaggaaaaaataatgatattagtACTTCAATACCTGAATCTTCCTCATCTTCATCATCGCAGGTTAAATTGCCGAGCACTGTCCTGTTGAAAGTTAATTCAAATAGTGGATCTGGAGCGCAAATTTCGTCTGGAGGATCAGCTGGTCAGAGTTCAAGAAGACCAATGGAAAGTTCACGATGGCCAAAAGGAGGCAGAGGTGGTTATCAAGGTATGCAAACATCAATATCACGTCTTTCTAATCGATCATCACCTGGACAAACTGTGTTGCAACAGAGAATCAGGATGATGACTCCATCAGTGAGTATTTCACCGGTGGTTCCTAAAAAAGAACCCTGTGATAGgtcttattattattcagaTTCTGATGTTTCGGAAGCTGAAATTGATGATACAGGTTATGAAAAAGAGTTACATTCTTTACACAAGATATCAAGTACACCCAAGTTACAAAAACCAGCAAAAGGTAAAGATGTTGTTACGATCTCTAGTTCAAGCGAGAGCTCTGATGATGACTGTATAGTTCTGAGTGATCCTAGTGGTGGTGAAGAGACTGATAATGAAGACGATCCTTCTAATTCCGGGATGCACACAAATGATCGTTACAATGTTCCTGATGAGCATGGCCGTGTATTGGTCAATGTCGGTCATCCAGATACTGAACCCGACGTCTTTTTAGCTCCTCAAGTAGCTCGTGTTATTAAACCCCATCAAATTGGTGGCATTAGATTTCTTTTTGATAATATCGTTGAAAGTATCGAACGATATAACGGTAGTTCCGGTTTCGGTTGTATTCTTGCACACAGTATGGGTCTTGGAAAAACACTTCAGGTTGCAAGTTTttgtgatatattttttcgttgtACTCCTGCTAAAACAGTTCTCTGTATTATGCCAATAAATACTCTGCAAAATTGGTTAGCTGAATTTAACATGTGGCTGCCGTATGAAGATCCGAATGCTGTAAAAACTGACGTGCTTTCAAGTAATCAAAAATCCGAGTCTAGTGGAGTTGATGTAAAGCATGAAGTCAAggaagaaaattcaaatcagaCTGATATATCTTCGACTGTATCATCCAGGCCTATAAGTACAGAGTCAGCTCATCGTTCCGTGTCAGATAGTTCCTCACAAATGCCAATGATGATGACCGGAAGTTCATTTGGCAGTTCAACTTACGATAGTCACAATATTtcgacaaattattatcataatgaCCCGGTAAATAAAACTGCTTCGAATCTCAATACTCCTAATCATCCAGGTTTTGGTAACACACCTCCGAATCCGATCTATCCAATGAATTTGGGACAAATGGATAATTTAACGGCCATGAAAAAAGAAACAGATTGTCATAACTCTAGTAATACTACTCCAGGTTCAAATACAAGTTACGTAATTGATAACAACAGTCAGTCATCGAGTAACATACATGGGCAAGTTGAAAATTTGATGCAAGGCCCATTGTTTCCGGGTGTTGATAGCACTCATAATCCATCAATGAGTTcaatgataaataatgaagCTCCTCAAGTTCCTGGTTACTCGGATTTTCAGAATATGCAGAATAATCAGTTCTATGGAAACAATTCACAGTCACCAGTGCTGAtgaaagaagaaataaaatcaGAATTTATGCATGAGCATGAAGTTAAGATAAAAGAAGAGCCTAAAGAAGCAACGACAAAAGAAGAAAGTATGTCATCAAATAAAGAAGAAgtaaatgatgataaaaaatcaacTCCCAAAGTATCAACACCTTTTAGTGTTGACGCATCTGTAGGAATGGAAGTACGTCCTAGACATTTTAAACTGCACATACTCAATGACTCACACAAAAATATGGCTGCTCGTGCTAGAGTTATTCAAGATTGGCAAAAAAATGGGGGTGTGTTGTTGATTGGATATGAATTATACAGGCAGTTGTCGTTAAAAAAACCTAACAAGGGAAAAAGAAAACGTGGCCAGCCGCTCAAAGATACTATTGACATTGAAGAAgaggataaaaataaaggtCTGTTAGATGATATGCACGCTGCCCTTGTAAATCCAGGTCCTGACTTAGTAATATGTGACGAAGGTcatcgaattaaaaattctcatgCGAGTATTAGTATGGCATTGAAACAGATGCGAACAAAACGTAGGATTGTTCTTACCGGTTATCCATTGCAGAATAATTTACTTGAGTACTGGTGTATGGTAGACTTTGTCAGGCCAAATTATTTAGGATCTAAAAGTGAATTTTGTAATATGTTCGAACGGCCGATTCAAAATGGACAGTGTATTGATTCAACACCTCAAGATATCAGACTGATGAGATACCGCGCTCATGTATTACACGCACTCTTAGAAGGATTTGTTCAACGTCGGTCTCATTCGGTACTTCAAGTATCTCTTCCTAGGAAAGAAGAGTATATTTTTCTTGTCCGAATGACCCCGTTCCAACGTAAACTGTACGATACTTTTatgaatcaagttttaaaaACCCGAGCTGTCCCTAATCCGCTGAAAGCATTTGCTGTTTGCTGTAAAATTTGGAACCATCCGGATATTCTGTTTCATTTTCTTCGTAAACGACAAGCTAATGAAGAAGACGATTTAGATTTAGAAGAAACAATGGCTGAGAAAGCTAATTCTGGAGGTAAACGAACTAAAGCACGACAACCTAAAGGAGAATCTAAAAGaggtaaaaaagtaaatgctactattaaaaataaaccagcGGCCAGTGTGCCACCAAATTCATCATTGTCATCAACAACTAATGAAACAGCAACACTTGATAATTCACAGTCTGACACTAAAGATaattatcacaatttttctcaacaaaatattaattcaaattttacaaatccCGGTCAGCAAAATTCATACcctcaaaattatcaaaatttccgACCTAAtagtcaaaataattattatcgtaATGATCAGTCTGCTGGagaatacaataattattataataatcaaggACAACAACAGGGCTTCCCTAATCAAGCTCCACCATTTCAATCTTATCAgtcaaataatattaattataatcaaacACAAAATTATTCTCAAAATCAACCACAGGTTTTTAATCCTAGAAATGAacaaactaataataataataacaataataatagtaacagtaatagtaatagtaatagtagtaataataataataacagtggtaataatagtaataataataatagtaataataacaacggtaataataataatacacaaAAGTATCCACTGCATCAATCGAATACTGACTTCAATAATGACCAGAGTAACACTAATAATTATGGTGTATTTCCTAGACACCCATATGGTTTCCAAGAGCAAAACAGAAATTATCCTCAAAATTTGAACCAGTCATTTCCTCAAAATACTGGACAGCCgtctaattataaaaattcagtatcaAATCAATCAGCAAATATGTCAATACCTGATTATTCTTATGGACAACCCAATCaatcacaaaattatttacctgGAGCTGGAGGTAATAATACGCCACAAATTTACTCTCAAAATCAATCAGAAAACCAATCGATCCAAAATCAACCAGTAGGTTACTCTGCAAATCAACAAAATCCGACTTCCCAACCACTTCCGTCTCAAACTGGTTATATAGGCAACCAAAGCGGTCATATAAATCAACAGAATACAAATCCATTGATACCAAATACAGGACATGGATACCCTGCGCCAGGTCGTATGAACCCATCAACCCACTCGACTCAAAATCCACCGcaaggaaataatttaaatcagaTGACTTCAAATTTACCCAATCAAACTCAACCGCTTTATCCATCTAATCCAATTAATTCTTCTAATCAGTCTACGTCAAGTGCAATGCCGCCGAATCAACCACTCGGATACATAACCAGCCAACAACAAAATCAAACCCATGGATATCAAGCTTCGCCACAGCAAAATCAATATACTCAACAAGGACCAGCTTCGTATCCACCAAATCAACAGCCACCAGGTCCAATTCCACCAGCGCAAGCTCATGGTTATTCACCAGCTGATCAAGGATCCTCACCTTCAAAACAAGGATACCCACCAAACCATATTGTCCCATCAGGAACTCAAGGAAATTCTTATCCACCTCTACCCCAGCAGTGTCAGATGCCGCCATCAGTCAATCAAAGCCATATTTACTCGACAAACCAACAAGCCCAACTGTCTTCAACTCAAAATCAATCACACAGATATTCCAGCAGTTCTCAAAACCCAGGTTCATTGCCGCCCAATCAACCCATGGGTTATACTCCTGGCAAACATTCTGCAGCCCCTCCTATAGGGCAAGAAGAccaacaaaatttaactgataaTTATCACAATCAAACACAGCAACAAAATTCCGAGATTACTAATTATCCTACAGACAGTAATAATcaaaatcaatataaaaaacaagGTGACAATTATCCATGGCAAGGAAACTACCCTCAGTCTATGCGACAAGACCAGTGCAATAATCAGTATTTCAGAGATTCAAATCCAAAtcgttatgataataattattttccatcACAGCAAAATTACGACCAAAATTCGTCTTATGATTACAGTGCTGGTAACAGTGGAAATGTTAATATTCCATCAAACAAAGATGGTATTACCCAGTCAGGATTGATGGGTcgtaatcaaaaaattaacagcGGCTATGAAAAGAATCAAAAAGATGTGGGTGCTATTAATGCTGGTATACAAAATCAACCTCAGtcacaaaatattaattcaaatacaAATTATACTGGTAGCAATGACGGCAGTAATGTttctaaacaaaatttaaatccatttCAAGGGGTTAACAATTGTCACAATTcttttgaatcaataaaagAAGAGGATAAAGACAAAGATGAAATATCACAATTAGATAAAGACAAAGAAGATAAATCAGACGACGAAATTTTGGCGAAAGACGAAGAaaaggatccgaaaaattcaCCAGCTGGAAAAGAAGACGTCGGTATACCGTACGAGTGGGCAACGGAGCTTATGAAAGGATACGTTCCAGGATTGATTGACGCTTCTGCAAAAATGtcactatttttttgtattcttgAAGAAGCGATTCTTATTGGCGATCGTGTTCTAGCTTTTTCTCAATCACTTTTCACGCTGAATCTTATTGAAGATTTTTTagctagaaataattttaaatatgctGATGGTCAAACAGATGCGTGGGTTagaaatgttaattattatagatTAGACGGAAGTACAAGTGCATTGGAGAgagaaaaattgataaatgaaTTCAATCAAAATCCAAAGATTCATCTCTTTTTGGTATCGACACGAGCCGGCTCGTTGGGTATCAATCTTGTTGGAGCAAACAGAGCAATAGTATTTGATGCTTCATGGAATCCTTGTCATGATACACAGGCGGTGTGTCGTGTCTACAGATATGGTCAAAAAAAACCTTGTTATGTATATCGGCTTGTTACTGATAATTGTTTAGAGAGGAAAATTTATGACAGACAAATAAGCAAACAAGGAATGGCCGATCGTGTTGTAGATCAGTGTAATCCAGATGCACATTTGTCTTTGAAAGAAGCAACAACTTTATCATGGGACTGGGAAGAGGATAGTCAAGTTCAAGACTTTTCTTCGGCGAAAAATGACTATACTGATGAAATAATGCATTGTGTTTTGGAGCGTCATTCTTCATTACTCACAAAACAACCATTTCATCATGAAAGTCTACTTGTTGAtcgaaaagataaaaaattaagccaAGCTGAAAAACGTCTTGCTCGACGTGGTTATGAACTTGAAAAGATGGCAGCTAATTGTTCTAAACCAAGTTATAATTATGTTCCTGGAAACACTGCAACTCGtg CTGGTGGATTACAAATACGAGCTATACGTGGAGGTGATACAGGTGTTGCACCAAAACCTGTTGCATCAGTTAGACCAATGCAACAACGTGGTGCTGAAAATCTTGGAACTCGAGGTATTGTTGGTAGCCGATGGATCCCTGCAGAAGTATGGCAACGACAAGGCATGAGTGCACAAGAAATGACTTTACCATTAGACGTCGTCATTCCAACAAATTCACCAGATAAAAGTAGTATTGTATTGAAGTCTGGCCAACGAGTGATGGTTTTAAAGAGTCCGAAGGGAATTTATATGCAATTGGAGTCCGGAAAAATAATAGCTATTCGAActgcattaaaaataaatcaacaaaaaCGTGAAGAAGAACCAAAAAaag CCCAAAGAAATATGAAACCAGAAGTTAGTTTTCCATTGAGAAACAATTCAGCGATTTCAATAATTCCAAAGGTAGGCGGTAATTCAACACCAGCACCTCGAATACCACCTAGACCGAACAGTGGTGTGGGCTATAGATCACAATCTGACAGAGAATTGACGAAACGATCAAGAGCTATTCCTACGCCTGCCACGAAAGTCAATTTGAATAATCAAGTATCACTTCAGCGAATCGCAAAAGGTAAACTTGATTCACTGGATCATTCATCTGTTggagaaaattcaaattcgtcAGATAGTCAACCACGTACGGATCAACGGGTTGAAGAAGTTAGATTAGAGGATATAGTAGCTGAAGCAAATTCAAATCCTGCTTTTAGTCCTTCAAATCAAAGTCGAACAACTAATTCAGATACTGAATCTGGGgtacaaaaaagatttgacGGAAAGACACACGATTATGGAATGAGTCCGATGTCAACTGGTAAATCAAGTGAATGTTTACAAAGTCAACATGGTGATATTGAATCTGAGATTATTTCTAAAGACGATAAAACTTATAGAGCACCATGTGAATCTAAAGAATCTGAAAGTTCGTTACCAAGTTCAAATTATCATCATCAGTATTCAGgccaagtaaataaaaatgataatgacgaaataattattgaggAACCATCTGAAATTCCATCTCAATCGCCGTCACTTTCTAATCAATCGAtgcaacagcaacaacaaaaATTGCAGCAACAATCTTTACAGCAACAAAAACCACTGCAGCAGCAGCCGCTACAGTCACAACAGTCGGTACAGCAACAACAGCCGGTACAACAGCAACATCAGCCGATACAACAGCAGCTTCCGTTACAGCAACAACAGCCGGTACAACAGCAATTGCCAATGCAGCAACAACAATCTATACAGCAACAACCACTGCAGCAGCCGTTGCAGTCACAACCGCTACAACCGCAACCACTACAGTCACAGCAACAGCAGCACCAGCACCAGCTACAGTATCCACAACATCCCCAGCAACCGCctcaacaacagcaacaacaacagcagccgCAACAACATCCTCAAGAGATTCATCCAACTCGGTCACTTTTAAGACCTCAATCTCATAATCAGAAACCTTCTGAAATTTCAAAGAACTTAATGGACTCTAGTGAACCTTCAGTACCTGCATTCTCTGGTACGAATGTCGCTTCTGTCAAAGATCGAGCTCCAGATCTACAAGAAATTCCTGCAGGAGAGTCTCATGCGCTCCCGCAAGCTTATCCATATACTCAGTATCCAAGATATTATGATTATCCAGATCCACGATCACGAAGTATAACTGCACCCTACGGATCTTATTTTCCGAACGTTTCACCAACGCATTCAACAAATCCTCGGCCATCGGAAGTAACAAAACTGCAACCTGAAGTAGTTAAACCTACAGAAGAAAGAATGCCGATACCGACACCTGCAGTATACTCTCAATCTCCAAGTACAGTTATTCCACCACTGCCTCCTCCTATTGAATCAAGTGAAGCCAAAAATCCGGATGCTATATCTACGATCGCGATTCCGACAACTACACCAAGTAGAACTGATCCACATATATCAACAGCTTTTAGTCATCCATCTAGCAACAGATACACGGGAGCTTATCCATCAGCACCATACAATCCGTACTCTCAACACTATCCAGCCGCTCCGAATTCATCTGGATCTTATCCACCTAGTG gaGCTCCAGGATACGCAGCCTATGGTGGACCAGCTTATAATGCAGATTACGCTCATATGTATTCAGCATTTCATGGCCCTCCTCCTGCAGCAGATCCTTACATACATCGCGGTTACGCGCCATCACCTTCAACTCATCCGCCGAACTACTATTCGCCATTTTCTCATCCGCCGCCTCCTCCTTATcctaattattcatttttaccaCCATACCCAAATCCGAATATGCCAAATATGCCTAGTGAGTCGCAACCACCTGCTCAGTAG